A single window of Aspergillus puulaauensis MK2 DNA, chromosome 5, nearly complete sequence DNA harbors:
- a CDS encoding tautomerase family protein (COG:S;~EggNog:ENOG410PQAI;~InterPro:IPR028116,IPR014347;~PFAM:PF14832,PF01361) — protein MPDWRIYHPTGTFTDPEHKEKLAEAITSIYTRVGLPAFYVVVIFIEMPPGTLYRAGVSCHAEGVKPFVRLTFSHIARHFPPGESPMRTNFMNRVHDTLKPYLADKAYDWEVNGEELEREFVHINGLRIPPTGSEDEQRWFRDNEPSPWGPYLAA, from the exons ATGCCTGACTGGAGAATTTACCATCCTACCGGGACCTTCACCGATCCCGAGCACAAAGAAAAACTCGCCGAGGCCATTACCTCGATATACACTCGAGTCGGGCTGCCGGCATTCTACGTGGTAGTCATATTCATCGAGATGCCTCCGGGCACCCTATACCGAGCCGGAGTATCATGC CACGCAGAAGGGGTGAAGCCTTTTGTTCGGCTTACATTCAGCCACATCGCCAGGCACTTTCCTCCGGGTGAGAGCCCTATGCGGACAAACTTCATGAATCGGGTCCACGACACTTTGAAGCCGTACCTTGCAGACAAAGCGTACGACTGGGAGGTCAACggcgaggagctggagcgcGAATTCGTGCATATCAATGGCCTCAGGATTCCTCCTACAGGCTCCGAGGATGAGCAGAGATGGTTCCGTGACAATGAGCCGTCACCGTGGGGTCCTTACCTTGCTGCCTAG
- a CDS encoding cytochrome P450 (COG:Q;~EggNog:ENOG410PJDN;~InterPro:IPR001128,IPR017972,IPR002401,IPR036396;~PFAM:PF00067;~go_function: GO:0005506 - iron ion binding [Evidence IEA];~go_function: GO:0016705 - oxidoreductase activity, acting on paired donors, with incorporation or reduction of molecular oxygen [Evidence IEA];~go_function: GO:0020037 - heme binding [Evidence IEA];~go_process: GO:0055114 - oxidation-reduction process [Evidence IEA]), whose amino-acid sequence MDRLWLYAVIGTALWLIQKIYKLSTSPLRQIPGPIVTKFTRIPLKLSILSGTRIYYIHSLHQKYGPIVRISPDEVSISSLRDFKEIHRVGSPFLKSPWYKKFVMGRPPGMFDMPGGREHAERRKLFARAFSKTELRRVWEGVVRDKVRMAVGQMKNELDATNSEKRCDVLKWWTFLATDVSGHLMFGEDFGMLQLGVKNEYIHVLESTMMGSGINSELPLVGFIGRHLPIPSIRSMFRASDYMTIYGRRAIINARTSSESSRNIFSGMIHESEKGSDSLTDEDVVTEAGNLIVAGSDTTGITLTYLVWAVLSQPQLQRELEREVQDLEADYDDATLENLPLLNAVIKETLRLYGAAPGSLPRCVPEGGATLGGQFIPEGVTVSTQSWTIHRDENIFPNPDAFDASRWLKTENTSGQSLSQMAFSPFGAGARTCLGIHLAYMELRLAAAEFFRECRGVKLGEGVTWETMKPENYFLIAPSGHRCEIVRG is encoded by the exons ATGGACCGACTTTGGCTGTACGCTGTTATCGGGACTGCCCTCTGGCTCATCCAG AAAATATACAAACTCTCCACCTCACCCCTTCGGCAAATCCCAGGGCCTATCGTTACAAAATTCACTCGCATTCCTCTGAAACTGTCGATTCTAAGCGGTACACGAATTTACTATATCCATTCTCTCCACCAGAAATACGGCCCTATTGTGCGCATCAGCCCCGATGaagtctccatctcctcactCCGCGACTTCAAAGAAATTCACCGTGTCGGGTCCCCCTTTCTGAAGAGTCCGTGGTATAAGAAATTCGTCATGGGTCGTCCGCCGGGGATGTTCGATATGCCTGGTGGGCGGGAGCATGCAGAGAGGAGGAAACTATTTGCCAGGGCTTTCTCGAAGACTGAGTTGCGGAGAGTGTGGGAGGGCGTTGTTAGAGACAAGGTTAGAATGGCTGTGGGACAGATGAAGAATGAATTGGATGCTACCAATTCCGAAAAGAGGTGCGATGTGTTGAAGTGGTGGACGTTCCTGGCGACGGATGTTTCTGGGCATTTGATGTTTGGGGAGGATTTTGGGATGTTGCAACTGGGCGTT AAGAACGAGTACATCCACGTCCTGGAATCAACGATGATGGGCTCTGGCATCAATTCCGAGCTACCCCTTGTCGGGTTCATCGGACGACATCTTCCCATCCCCTCGATCAGATCGATGTTCAGGGCATCTGACTATATGACCATATACGGCCGGCGCGCAATTATCAATGCGCGGACGAGTAGCGAGTCGAGCAGGAATATCTTCTCAGGGATGATCCACGAGTCAGAAAAAGGCAGCGACAGTCTAACAGACGAGGACGTCGTCACTGAAGCAGGGAACCTGATTGTTGCAGGGTCTGATACGACGGGAATCACCTTGACGTACCTCGTCTGGGCTGTCTTGAGCCAGCCCCAGCTGCAGCGGGAGTTGGAAAGGGAGGTACAAGATCTAGAGGCGGACTATGATGATGCAACGCTCGAAAACCTGCCATTGCTGAATGCCGTGATAAAGGAAACGCTACGTCTGTACGGCGCCGCACCAGGATCACTTCCTCGCTGTGTCCCTGAAGGAGGCGCGACACTGGGTGGGCAGTTCATTCCAGAAGGTGTAACAGTGAGCACACAGAGCTGGACCATCCACCGGGACGAGAATATCTTTCCGAATCCCGACGCATTTGATGCATCGCGATGGTTGAAGACTGAGAATACAAGTGGGCAGTCACTGTCCCAGATGGCGTTCTCGCCGTTTGGCGCAGGGGCCAGGACATGCTTAGGTATACACCTGGCGTATATGGAACTGAGGCTAGCTGCAGCGGAATTCTTTAGGGAGTGTCGCGGGGTGAAACTCGGGGAGGGTGTAACGTGGGAGACTATGAAACCGGAGAATTACTTTTTGATTGCGCCTTCTGGACATCGCTGTGAGATCGTGAGGGGATAG
- a CDS encoding CFEM domain-containing protein (COG:S;~EggNog:ENOG410PIUV;~InterPro:IPR008427;~PFAM:PF05730;~TransMembrane:7 (o77-95i107-126o155-173i194-214o234-255i267-286o306-328i)), giving the protein MDSLPQCALTCLVGAISNSTCSLTNFACICADAQLNAALEPCIAGSCTIKEALTAQNFSYSTCNYPATEDTTTFPRVNVVGIIVAIISVALRTTNRILMWQTGWDDYTIIIALLVAAAISGVGFPLRTYGLGKNIWTVPFDHINETMKLFFVEEVLYVVCIAAIKCSMLLLYLRLFPNKPVRLAIYSALGITKVWGIGSFFAQVFSCSPMSYYWTQWDGEHEGKCSNHNALLLAHSIINIVLDVVVIALPMPVLLRLQMQWEKRIGMCLMFAVGIVVTIISVFRLVETVGFNSTTNPTKDFVPVGMWSLLEIDVGIMCSCMPGIRALIKRLYTMFFRKPTGYTYGSGSGSSRRSKPSGGGSSSREQRSGSAHQLSSKSDNSNLEAGAGGRFIRLEEVEASDLERDGDDGAWPLRDGPPVPRKDSFGHQGSSRNLAPPGNMQGWHSQYPSSPTATRLWPPPLVPQSREGSLFSLKPSTSRANSAHFTWFRDGDSS; this is encoded by the exons ATGGACAGTCTTCCACAGTGTGCT CTAACGTGCCTGGTCGGGGCCATAAGCAACTCAACATGCTCCCTGACAAACTTCGCCTGTATCTGCGCCGATGCACAATTAAATGCAGCGCTTGAGCCGTGTATTGCCGGAAGCTGCACTATCAAAGAAGCCTTGA CCGCCCAGAATTTCTCATACTCAACATGCAATTACCCTGCCACTGAGGATACAACGACCTTTCCTAGAGTAAATGTAGTGGGCATTATCGTTGCGATTATTTCAGTTGCCCTGCGGACAACGAATCGGATACTTATGTGGCAGACGGGGTGGGATGATTATACCATCATCATTGCTTTG CTTGTCGCTGCCGCAATTTCAGGTGTTGGATTTCCAC TGCGCACGTATGGTCTAGGCAAGAATATCTGGACCGTCCCCTTCGACCACATTAATGAGACCATGAAG ctcttcttcgtcgaagaagtccTCTACGTCGTCTGCATCGCGGCAATCAAATGCTCCATGCTCCTGCTGTACCTGCGTCTCTTCCCAAATAAACCCGTGCGGTTAGCAATCTACTCAGCTCTGGGAATCACAAAAGTCTGGGGAATCGGCAGTTTCTTCGCACAGGTATTCTCCTGTTCCCCCATGAGCTACTACTGGACTCAATGGGACGGGGAACACGAAGGGAAATGCAGCAACCATAAcgcgctgctgctcgctcATTCTATTATCAATATCGTCCTGGACGTTGTGGTTATCGCCCTCCCGATGCCTGTTCTGTTGAGATTACAAATGCAATGGGAGAAGCGCATCGGGATGTGTCTCATGTTCGCTGTGGGTATTGT AGTAACAATAATAAGCGTCTTCCGCCTCGTCGAAACAGTCGGCTTCAACAGCACAACAAACCCAACAA AGGACTTCGTCCCCGTAGGAATGTGGTCCCTACTCGAAATCGACGTCGGGATTATGTGCTCATGCATGCCCGGAATCCGCGCTCTGATTAAACGTCTCTACACAATGTTCTTCCGGAAGCCAACAGGGTATACATAcgggtctgggtctgggtcaTCCCGACGCAGTAAACCAAGCGGTGGTGGATCGAGTTCTCGTGAACAACGGTCCGGCTCGGCGCATCAGCTTTCGTCGAAATCAGATAATTCGAATCtggaggctggtgctgggggaCGGTTTATTCGGcttgaggaggtggaggctAGTGACCTTGAGcgtgatggtgatgatggtgcgTGGCCGTTGCGCGATGGTCCGCCGGTTCCGAGGAAGGATTCTTTTGGACATCAAGGGAGCTCTAGGAACCTGGCACCACCAGGGAATATGCAGGGCTGGCATTCGCAATACCCGTCCAGCCCGACTGCAACAAGGCtgtggccgccgccgcttgTACCGCAGAGTAGAGAAGGCAGTTTGTTTTCGCTAAAGCCCAGCACGTCGAGGGCGAATTCGGCGCATTTTACGTGGTTCCGGGATGGAGATTCTTCATAG
- a CDS encoding NAD(P)/FAD-dependent oxidoreductase (COG:S;~EggNog:ENOG410PUYB;~InterPro:IPR006076,IPR036188;~PFAM:PF01266;~go_function: GO:0016491 - oxidoreductase activity [Evidence IEA];~go_process: GO:0055114 - oxidation-reduction process [Evidence IEA]): protein MSSPTYKNVRQWTNEKRIKFTELASQDPMYPTPNSNQPPIDPGATPTATYAIIGAGLTGCSVAHTMLRHRFFENDTIVVLEARDVASGASGITHGQVAPATAMDWGELVRTVGVRNANQAVALSHKSLARLAEVVSCLRAEDKEKVQFRPVKIVTNLMAPEARGLYRRWGPAFQKMFAHLGTQFTEKDAGEAGTTYRFRIPSTWGAVEGLGATLNPKALVVALFNDMLRENKERFSVQTHTAVQDIEYSAVNVQFPYLVRTNRGFLRVSSVIHCCNGQAAHLNVRLRGKLFPLNHPMSVQGLTPLPPDNSSEYTWRLVQRPTVDYQTGTFTPGQYSVVQDGPSHAYYLAGGPQTVSGLLPMSGEDALQLSKNDHREQIHRLFRQPVERLEDWVDLATSSADEPSDGTYRADCQSLLSKCVGYTADLRPLVGVIPVPNAYERHNRQWIAAGCNGRGLDKCWMMGESLVAMIAGEFVDHRLPECYHINRDRLNTMHAPDFLNRLLQVAAYEDRTPVEDYLTAN, encoded by the exons aTGTCTTCGCCCACGTACAAGAACGTCAGACAATGGACGAACGAGAAGCGAATCAAGTTTACCGAATTGGCTTCCCAAGACCCAATGTATCCTACACCTAATTCCAACCAGCCACCCATAGACCCAGGGGCCACCCCCACGGCCACCTACGCCATCATCGGAGCTGGACTCACCGGATGCAGCGTCGCCCACACCATGCTTCGCCACAGGTTCTTCGAGAATGAcaccatcgtcgtcctcgaagcCCGAGATGTGGCTAGCGGTGCAAGTGGGATTACCCATGGTCAGGTCGCACCAGCAACGGCAATGGACTGGGGGGAACTGGTGCGAACAGTTGGGGTGCGGAATGCTAACCAGGCGGTTGCGCTTTCGCACAAGAGTCTCGCACGTTTGGCCGAAGTCGTTTCGTGTCTTCGTGCAGAGGATAAGGAGAAAGTCCAGTTTCGACCAGTTAAAATTGTGACAAATTTAATGGCCCCCGAAGCCCGGGGTCTGTATCGACGCTGGGGCCCTGCGTTTCAGAAGATGTTTGCACACCTAGGTACTCAGTTTACGGAGAAGGATGCCGGGGAGGCTGGGACT ACGTATCGATTCCGGATTCCGAGTACCTGGGGGGCTGTCGAGGGCCTGGGGGCAACCCTGAATCCCAAAGCACTCGTCGTTGCTCTATTTAACGACATGTTGCGTGAGAACAAGGAGCGGTTCTCCGTCCAGACTCACACGGCTGTTCAAGATATCGAGTACAGTGCCGTTAACGTTCAGTTTCCGTACTTGGTGCGCACCAACCGCGGTTTTTTGCGGGTATCTTCGGTGATACACTGCTGCAATGGCCAGGCGGCACATCTTAACGTTAGACTACGAGGGAAACTCTTCCCTTTGAATCATCCCATGTCCGTACAGGGACTGACACCCCTCCCGCCGGACAACTCCAGCGAGTACACCTGGAGGTTAGTCCAGAGGCCGACTGTTGACTACCAGACCGGCACATTTACACCAGGCCAGTACTCGGTGGTTCAGGATGGACCCTCCCACGCGTACTACCTTGCAGGAGGACCGCAAACTGTGTCTGGACTTTTACCCATGAGCGGAGAAGATGCCCTGCAATTATCAAAGAACGATCACCGCGAGCAAATTCACCGGCTTTTCAGACAGCCTGTCGAGAGACTGGAGGATTGGGTTGATCTTGCTACATCATCAGCCGATGAACCATCTGATGGCACCTATAGGGCAGATTGCCAATCGCTGTTATCCAAATGCGTGGGCTACACAGCCGACCTTCGGCCCCTTGTCGGGGTCATCCCAGTGCCTAATGCATACGAGCGACACAATCGGCAGTGGATTGCTGCGGGCTGCAACGGCCGGGGACTGGACAAATGCTGGATGATGGGCGAGAGTCTTGTGGCCATGATTGCCGGTGAATTCGTCGACCATCGCCTTCCGGAGTGCTATCATATCAATCGGGACCGACTGAACACAATGCACGCCCCGGACTTTCTAAATCGGCTGCTGCAGGTCGCTGCCTATGAGGACCGGACACCGGTTGAGGATTATCTGACTgctaattag
- a CDS encoding uncharacterized protein (COG:M;~EggNog:ENOG410Q18J;~InterPro:IPR000845,IPR035994,IPR002110,IPR020683, IPR027417,IPR036770;~PFAM:PF01048,PF12796,PF13637,PF00023;~go_function: GO:0003824 - catalytic activity [Evidence IEA];~go_function: GO:0005515 - protein binding [Evidence IEA];~go_process: GO:0009116 - nucleoside metabolic process [Evidence IEA]) yields the protein MPKRKRTHTTADSEGDRRTQEKGGDSDVETSDKATPEPRQTDLTPESPFVRSSSKYPNKFYTIGWICALSVELGAAKGMLDEAHGEPQTQPKSDPNLYTLGRIHDLSVVIACLPLDEYGTSSAANLVGQMWNTFPNLRVGLFVGIGAAIPCFHEDPIRDIRLGDVVVGTRVVDYEMRKQYAGGVVKNTGQQDRPSRVLRSSLQALRAAYETKSSKITHHIKTMVRNNPEARHFAYQESLTDQLCAPCLVGGNCNGGRNVTKSQRRSSRPDKEARIHYGVIASGNTLCRDRDFREKARKEFDAICFDMEAAGVMNNFEGLVVRGISDYADCHKNDDWHSYAAASAAGYAKLLLCYVPANVKYAGTIENVTKNPHHGAEEIEILDWISQETLESRHVDHLNRLQSGTGEWFLSSAEFKNFVDGDNPLLFCSGMPGAGKTMISTLAIDTLRRHFDQDTTVAVCFLYFDYRIKYGSTAELVAIVLRQVAAQRAPLSKSARSLFEKYNPRKSRPPLRDYISTLQSTLLEWKKVLLVVDAIDECPSSNGTRQVFLDSLDTIQANSNLIIMATARPNPDIVDVMKSRRARRVEIRARDEDVKAYITGRIRQSSGLARQKRTLRRRIKQEITEAVDGMDIEDVIASLPRGYDAYEEAFSQAMIRIERQDDKSKLIAKKALSWIIYATRPLKKKELQHALALRPTDTTFHKNGMPTVDYILSACVGLVVLDKEGGIVRLVHYTAQQYFEGSSAKWFPGANVATAKTCLQYLSLEVFDARPGEADTKFYRRHQTYHLYSYAVRNLAYHVGGALSQLDNELMQFLTHDGRMNAYANELWWPPFRGLDVSPCHIAAALDVDETLGRLLDNGYDINASDGTRRTPLVWAAQYGCAKATRRLLKEGHINVNAQKPGDDCPIHRAVMRGNKQVFDLLIGDPRVDVDARDRMGKTLLMLACEVDSEDIAAALLTDSRVNPNAVDNDSFSALHHACENGNTTIIDLLMRSPAGGVNQSTPVMGPPQVNYVQSESERKLRRDIELDIMDSLGYTPLHAAAMQGKVEAMKMLLDTGKVAVDRRCKSGRTPLSSAAQRGYVAAVSLLLERGARADQADIYGQLPLHLAAGRNREGVVRKLLQEPKGDCLALDKLSRSVLLVAAEEGAVSIVRILLAQQQRDEEDGDPDEQQLLAQTLNNEQAPILHLIRSGEINLTAKDHNECLACWAIEKGHLEIAKAVLDTGVSADHIGRFKRALLSMTALNGNIEMAGLLLSRGADPALCTHRNQSPLYWAVRAGHYDMTKLFLHQSAAAAIPNKVELLATAADHQDGRLLKLLVGYGLDPTLVDSAGNTPLDYAVHVGSVRAVKRLLRAGASRDLVGDAALGSAKYGGWKKIVRLLQAE from the exons ATACCACCGCGGACTCCGAAGGGGACAGGCGAACCCAGGAAAAGGGCGGCGATAGCGATGTTGAGACTAGCGACAAGGCCACCCCGGAGCCAAGACAGACCGACCTGACCCCCGAAAGCCCCTTCGTCCGATCGTCATCGAAGTATCCAAACAAATTTTATACAATCGGTTGGATTTGTGCCTTGAGCGTGGAGCTGGGGGCGGCAAAAGGCATGCTGGACGAAGCGCATGGCGAGCCTCAGACACAGCCCAAGAGCGACCCCAATCTATACACCCTTGGTCGAATCCATGATCTCAGCGTGGTTATCGCGTGTCTTCCACTAGATGAATACGGGACCTCATCTGCGGCCAATTTGGTAGGGCAAATGTGGAACACCTTTCCAAACCTCAGAGTCGGCCTCTTCGTGGGCATCGGTGCGGCTATCCCTTGTTTTCACGAAGACCCGATTCGGGATATACGACTTGGGGATGTCGTAGTTGGGACGCGTGTTGTTGACTACGAGATGAGAAAGCAATACGCCGGAGGAGTTGTGAAGAATACGGGGCAGCAGGACAGGCCATCAAGAGTTCTCCGTTCCTCTCTCCAGGCACTCCGAGCTGCTTATGAGACGAAGTCGTCCAAGATAACTCATCATATTAAGACCATGGTCCGCAACAACCCAGAAGCTCGCCATTTTGCCTACCAAGAGAGCTTGACTGATCAACTATGCGCACCATGTTTGGTTGGCGGCAACTGCAATGGTGGAAGAAATGTTACGAAATCCCAGCGTCGTTCGTCTCGCCCGGACAAGGAGGCACGAATACATTATGGTGTTATCGCGTCAGGGAACACCCTGTGCAGGGACCGGGACTTTAGAGAGAAGGCACGGAAGGAGTTCGACGCCATATGCTTCGACATGGAGGCAGCCGGGGTAATGAATAATTTTGAGGGTCTTGTTGTCCGAGGAATTTCCGACTATGCAGACTGCCACAAGAACGATGACTGGCACTCATACGCTgcggcgtcggcggcgggTTATGCTAAGCTGTTGTTATGTTATGTTCCTGCAAATGTGAAGTATGCAGGAACTATCG AGAACGTTACAAAGAATCCTCACCATGGCGCCGAGGAGATAGAAATCCTTGACTGGATAAGTCAGGAGACGTTGGAGTCCCGACATGTCGACCACCTCAATCGCCTTCAATCAGGAACTGGTGAGTGGTTCTTGAGCTCTGCGGAATTCAAGAACTTTGTTGATGGGGATAACCCGCTCCTCTTTTGCTCTGGGATGCCCGGGGCAGGCAAGACGATGATCAGCACGCTCGCCATCGACACTCTGCGTAGACACTTTGACCAGGATACGACTGTTGCAGTCTGCTTTTTATATTTCGACTACCGAATCAAGTACGGTAGCACTGCCGAGCTTGTTGCCATCGTCCTGCGACAGGTTGCTGCGCAGAGGGCGCCACTGTCCAAATCCGCCAGGTCATTATTTGAAAAATATAACCCCCGAAAGAGCAGGCCTCCACTGAGGGACTATATATCAACATTGCAGTCGACGTTACTTGAGTGGAAGAAAGTGCTTCTAGTGGTGGATGCCATTGACGAGTGTCCGTCGTCTAACGGCACACGGCAGGTATTTCTAGATTCGCTGGACACTATTCAAGCTAATTCGAACCTCATAATCATGGCTACCGCCCGCCCGAACCCTGATATCGTCGATGTGATGAAATCGAGGAGAGCAAGGCGAGTGGAGATCAGAGCTAGAGATGAAGATGTAAAGGCATATATTACCGGCCGAATACGGCAGTCAAGCGGGCTTGCGCGACAAAAGCGGACACTTCGACGCAGGATCAAACAGGAAATCACCGAGGCAGTGGACGGAAT GGATATCGAAGATGTGATTGCATCGCTTCCACGGGGCTACGATGCGTATGAGGAGGCATTCTCCCAGGCAATGATCAGAATCGAGAGGCAGGACGACAAGAGCAAATTAATCGCTAAGAAGGCCCTGTCCTGGATTATCTATGCCACTCGACCGCTCAAGAAGAAAGAGCTGCAGCACGCACTTGCGCTTAGACCCACAGATACTACATTTCACAAGAACGGCATGCCAACGGTTGACTACATACTCAGCGCGTGTGTTGGCCTTGTCGTATTGGACAAAGAAGGCGGCATTGTTCGCTTAGTTCATTATACTGCTCAGCAGTATTTCGAAGGCAGCTCAGCAAAGTGGTTTCCTGGGGCGAATGTTGCCACTGCAAAGACGTGCTTACAGTATTTATCGCTCGAGGTGTTCGATGCCAGGCCTGGCGAAGCCGATACTAAGTTTTATCGCAGGCACCAAACATATCATCTTTACAGCTATGCTGTAAGAAACCTCGCATACCACGTTGGAGGAGCTTTGTCGCAATTAGACAATGAACTGATGCAGTTTCTGACACACGACGGGAGGATGAATGCCTACGCGAACGAACTGTGGTGGCCGCCTTTCAGGGGATTGGACGTGTCCCCATGTCACATTGCTGCAGCTCTGGATGTCGATGAGACTCTCGGACGGTTGTTGGATAATGGATATGATATAAACGCCTCAGATGGAACGCGCAGAACCCCCCTGGTCTGGGCAGCTCAGTATGGCTGTGCAAAGGCTACCCGCCGCTTGCTCAAGGAAGGCCATATTAATGTAAATGCACAGAAACCTGGTGATGACTGTCCAATACACAGGGCAGTAATGCGTGGCAATAAGCAGGTGTTTGATCTGCTCATAGGGGACCCCCGGGTTGATGTCGATGCCAGGGATAGAATGGGTAAGACGCTACTGATGTTGGCCTGCGAGGTTGACAGCGAGGACATTGCTGCCGCCCTCCTAACCGATAGTCGCGTTAACCCGAATGCTGTTGATAACGACTCGTTCAGCGCCTTGCACCATGCCTGCGAAAATGGCAATACAACCATTATTGATCTGCTCATGCGATCTCCGGCTGGGGGTGTGAACCAGAGTACACCAGTCATGGGTCCTCCTCAAGTTAATTATGTACAATCGGAGTCGGAACGGAAGTTGCGTAGGGATATTGAGCTCGATATAATGGACAGTCTTGGGTACACCCCATTACATGCGGCAGCCATGCAAGGCAAAGTCGAGGCCATGAAAATGCTCCTTGATACAGGAAAGGTGGCCGTAGACAGAAGGTGCAAGTCTGGCAGAACACCACTCTCATCGGCAGCTCAAAGAGGGTATGTAGCCGCGGTATCCCTTCTACTAGAACGCGGCGCCAGAGCAGACCAGGCCGATATATACGGCCAGTTACCACTGCACTTGGCGGCGGGGAGGAACCGGGAGGGTGTCGTTAGAAAGCTGCTACAAGAGCCGAAAGGAGACTGTCTTGCTCTGGACAAACTAAGTCGATCTGTGCTACTAGTAGCTGCTGAGGAAGGAGCGGTCTCTATTGTCCGAATACTTTTGGCCCAACAGCAaagagacgaggaggatggcgatcCCGACGAGCAACAACTGCTAGCACAGACATTGAATAACGAGCAAGCACCAATTTTGCACCTCATCCGGTCAGGAGAAATCAATCTCACAGCGAAGGACCACAACGAATGTCTCGCTTGCTGGGCCATTGAAAAGGGCCACCTTGAAATTGCCAAAGCCGTGTTGGACACGGGCGTTAGCGCTGATCACATCGGCCGCTTTAAACGCGCATTACTATCAATGACAGCCCTGAATGGGAATATCGAGATGGCAGGGCTGTTACTTTCAAGGGGGGCCGATCCAGCGTTATGCACCCATCGGAACCAATCTCCCCTGTACTGGGCTGTACGAGCAGGGCACTACGACATGACGAAACTGTTCTTGCACCAGAgcgccgctgctgccattcCGAATAAGGTGGAACTTTTAGCTACCGCGGCCGACCACCAAGATGGCCGTCTTCTCAAACTTCTCGTCGGATATGGATTGGATCCAACCCTTGTAGACTCGGCCGGGAACACACCACTCGATTATGCAGTTCACGTTGGCTCGGTCAGGGCTGTGAAGCGCCTACTCAGAGCAGGTGCGTCCCGCGATCTTGTTGGCGATGCTGCACTGGGTAGCGCCAAATATGGGGGTTGGAAGAAAATTGTAAGGCTGCTCCAGGCGGAATAA